The Plasmodium falciparum 3D7 genome assembly, chromosome: 5 DNA window aaagttgTAAAAAATCCAGAAATAGACACTAAAACAGCTAGGCAACAATATAAGAAAAGATTAAATTCTACACAATCAACTATGAATATTGAaggaaatattaataatgaaaaggatGACATTATTGAAGATTACGATGATGGATTAATACGAAATATGGATTATGAAATGTCCATtgtgaaaaataaaagaaacaacaacaacaataacaataacaataacaataacaacaacaataacaacaacaacaacaacaacaacaataataataataataataataataatagtaataatgtggataatagaaaaagaaataaaaatgaagaatgtTATGATGAATCGTATTGCATATCGGACAATTTAGATGAAATAACTTCatatagaaataaattaagtttatataataaattaagaatgtgttttaattattttggtCCAGGTTGGATTGTGGCAATTGCATATTTAGATCCTGGAAATCTGTGTAGTAATTTAAATGTTGGTTTAATAAGATCACCAGATCCTACTTTAGAAAAAGATTATTCtggttattatttattatggaTTATGGTATATGGACATATGTTAGGTTTTATATTTCAAGTGTTATCTATGAGACTTGGACATGTGACTGGACTTGATTTAGCTTCTTTGTGTTCAAAAGAATTTGATAGAACAACGTCtactattatttatgtattagtTCAAATAGCTATTTGGGGTGCTCATATTCAAGCAATCATAGGTACATTTATAGCGTTGAATTTAATATTTGGTATATCAGTAAAAGTAGCCATATTTTACACTTTATTTGAggctataatatatagttttTTAGAAAACAAAAGTTTGGGTTTATTAGAGAATGTGTTAAGTTTTCTTGTTGGTATTTTAgctgtttctttttttgttaatgtTTTTATGACAccaataaattttaaagagTTAGCTATTAGTATACTTTATCCTCGTATACCAAAAGGTAAAGAAATTGATGCTTTAGCATTATTAGGTAGTATTATATCAGCCCATATCTTTTATTTACATACTAATTTGACAGCCAAAAAAAAGTCAGTAATTTGTAATGATTTAAGTTTAAGAAGATATAATACTCTAGGTACGATCGAATCAGGAGGTTCCCTTTTTTTATCATGCCTAACAAATTGTATTATTGTATTGACATTTGCTGAAGTTAATTTAAAATCTTTTGAAAGAAGAGatcaatataatttatttacagCATATGAAGTAATGAGAAAATCATTTGGAAAAATATCTATGTATATATGGTCCTTTGGATTATTAAGTAGTGGAAACAATTCTAGTTTTATGTGTGAATATGCTTCAAAATCTGTTGTAGAAggatttttaaataaaaaaattaatacatttGTAAGAGTATTTACCTTCAGATTAatgttattttcattattatatatgtttctcacattaaataaatatacacttGACCAATTaacaaattttataaatgttataCAAGTACTTTTATTACCTATGGCTACTATACCTTTATACAGATTTAGTATTCATGAAAATGTATTGGGAGAATTTCGCCTAAAAAAGTTCCCCAAATTTGCAGTCtttcttataattattgCTATAATTATTTCTAATGTACTCTTAACCTTTCTTGATTTTGTACATAAAGAAACCAGTTTAATTACCATATTTTTTCTagttattttttcatttctttattttggttttattatatatttctttaatataccaattaaaaaaaattatattcaaCGAAATtaatgttttcttttttgcattttccttttttttttttttttttttttttttttcacaaatatagtaattattttttatatgtgaattatatatgatttattttatactatttcccttttatttctttcacaaccatcttattatatataaacctCAAAGTTGTATAGCAATACTAGTTTTATGTtaaattttacttttttgtATTACATTAATGTGAAtaccttttttatatatagtattaaaaaaaaaaaagaaaagatgcTACCaccaatataataataaatgaagtaatatatatatttgtttcattatatctatttttttctttttcttttttttttttttttccatagtacaaaatattaaaataatacaaattttttttatacgagttagtaaatataaaagtggattatatatattatatgtttataatattatatatacatataacatattatgaataataaaactaCCAATTgtgtatttaatttattatgaaatattatattgttttattattaccattcaAAAGGTAAATGAATGAacacaatatatatgtaacattTACATAACATTATAAGAATatgtcaaaaaaaaaaaaaagataaaaaaaaagataaaaaaaaaaaaaaaaaaaaatgaaaaataaaaataaaaataaaaatagtttaaaaaaaaagaaaaaaaaaaaaaaaaaaattggctcaataaatatataaatgaataaaataataataaaaaaaagttataataaaaggaaagtgtaaaataaattaatataaccCTTTTTGTTTGATCTTGAATTATATTATGCAAAtgattttttcaattttaataatcatttattatatattgatcatttttattaccaatatatattttatgtataaataatctgattaaaagataatatcatttaaaaaatatataacctaaaaatataaaaaatatgataatgaaataatatatatatatatatatattatattatatatgtacattacaatatttaataactatgaaaaaaatataggaaTTTAtggattatttttataaataaaaacactattatataaaagtacAATGATAGAAAAATTGTAAATGTCTTacttaaatttttaattataaataaagcATACTTAAAATTGATAATTCAATAATTATTACTTaactttttttctatattttcctGTACAAAAATGTTCGttcttattttaaatataaattaataaaagtgAAGGAATGGatatacaatatatgtaataaagtatataacaacagcatttttttttttttttttttttaaataacatTCTTATGTTacattttatcatatatttttttttcatttctttatacatattttcttatttttataagaagCTTACTAATTctctttcatttttatcatagttcatataatatttattccCATTATTTGATGATGCTGAAATCGTACGATTATGATGATCATGATGATCTTCATTACAGGCATGTTCACTAGAATGGTGATTGGTAAAAGACGAATTATTTGCGTTTTTCCCGAATCTTTTTATTGAACAACAGTGATCtaaatttcttttctttatcattttctgtgatgtataattattacttAATAATAAGATTATAGATAAAATTGATATAAATACATGGTATTTTTCTAAAAGTTCGTTACATTTGGGACCTATATTAAAATGCCCATGTGaaattacaaataatataacactAAATATACCCCATGTGAGTAATAAGACATTGTTTAAttgaataaaattaaaaaggatACAAAGTGAACATATTGGagtcataatatataaagctagctaaaaattttaaaaaaaaaaaaaaaaaaaaaaaaaaaaaaaaaaatataggtatatcaaatgtataaatatatatattttggcTGTTTGTTCataacttttttatttttcttattatatatatatatatatatatatatatgtatgcatttctttttaataaactattttaaaaaatttttctttactATATCAGATATTTCATGAAGATGTGCTAGTTTTGAAttgaaaatgttaaaaaCGGATAATGTAAACATAACAATAGGAATTATAATACAATCAAGCAAGCAAATGATACTTGCAATAGATGATATTCTATTCAAACTTATactgaaaataaataaaaaaaataaatatatatatagttatataaaatataataatgaagacatttacaatatatagatatatataaacacatgtatataatattaagatggttttaaatatatatatatatattttattataagcAGCTTCCAACAATATACACACAcatcaaacaaaaaaaaaaaacgaagaaaaaattaataaataaaatatataatgcacataaaaaataaaataaatcataaaattaaataatttattatattatataattatatattatcgcaaatatattaatatatatgaacaacttcgtctttataaaataattctttcctattatacaataaagtttactatttttttttaatttacttTCTAATTTTAATCATATTGAAAAAGTGGAAAAAAGTACATCATACGGGAATTGT harbors:
- a CDS encoding MerC domain-containing protein, putative, yielding MIKIRNISLNRISSIASIICLLDCIIIPIVMFTLSVFNIFNSKLAHLHEISDILALYIMTPICSLCILFNFIQLNNVLLLTWGIFSVILFVISHGHFNIGPKCNELLEKYHVFISILSIILLLSNNYTSQKMIKKRNLDHCCSIKRFGKNANNSSFTNHHSSEHACNEDHHDHHNRTISASSNNGNKYYMNYDKNERELVSFL
- a CDS encoding divalent metal transporter, putative, with protein sequence MEKDFTERSTKGQRKLANGVVENIESKLKNHLDNNNVINKSVNYEDVMCSNVKLSVHDDEYDIKNIKKDVCNLSKLSEERLSNNISLKDNNKVVKNPEIDTKTARQQYKKRLNSTQSTMNIEGNINNEKDDIIEDYDDGLIRNMDYEMSIVKNKRNNNNNNNNNNNNNNNNNNNNNNNNNNNNNNNNSNNVDNRKRNKNEECYDESYCISDNLDEITSYRNKLSLYNKLRMCFNYFGPGWIVAIAYLDPGNLCSNLNVGLIRSPDPTLEKDYSGYYLLWIMVYGHMLGFIFQVLSMRLGHVTGLDLASLCSKEFDRTTSTIIYVLVQIAIWGAHIQAIIGTFIALNLIFGISVKVAIFYTLFEAIIYSFLENKSLGLLENVLSFLVGILAVSFFVNVFMTPINFKELAISILYPRIPKGKEIDALALLGSIISAHIFYLHTNLTAKKKSVICNDLSLRRYNTLGTIESGGSLFLSCLTNCIIVLTFAEVNLKSFERRDQYNLFTAYEVMRKSFGKISMYIWSFGLLSSGNNSSFMCEYASKSVVEGFLNKKINTFVRVFTFRLMLFSLLYMFLTLNKYTLDQLTNFINVIQVLLLPMATIPLYRFSIHENVLGEFRLKKFPKFAVFLIIIAIIISNVLLTFLDFVHKETSLITIFFLVIFSFLYFGFIIYFFNIPIKKNYIQRN